One Halorientalis litorea DNA segment encodes these proteins:
- a CDS encoding PAS domain-containing sensor histidine kinase, which yields MDRDESSTPSQGSEAGRFRHLFENLQDAIVEFEFEDGAPIIRTVNEAFCRLFGVDADEVVGTDLNARIVPNERQSQSDRFDRRTATGKANYAIVDRHTEDGVQTLLYRGIPYQGGDRGFAVYTDLTDEIRQERELAVLNRVLQHNVSSHVETLVAHAETLLETLDDPELADTAAAVHESALALDRTSTEARDIERALDADPSLTATDLDGVVETALADVPLTDRADVHVDVDDVPPVMTGGHLDRALAALVDNAIRYAGTATPNVRVTAHEGDGQVTVTVSDDGPGLPETEREVLTGKMSVTPLDHGSGLGLWLVRWIVTAYGGDVTYADRPNGGSDITLTLRSAAGRQ from the coding sequence ATGGACCGAGACGAGAGTTCGACGCCCTCCCAGGGGTCGGAGGCCGGCCGCTTTCGGCATCTGTTCGAGAACCTCCAAGACGCCATCGTCGAGTTCGAGTTCGAGGACGGCGCGCCGATTATCCGAACGGTAAACGAGGCGTTCTGTCGCCTCTTCGGCGTCGACGCCGACGAGGTTGTCGGAACGGACCTGAACGCCCGTATCGTCCCGAACGAGCGACAGTCCCAGAGCGACCGGTTCGACCGGCGGACGGCCACGGGGAAAGCGAACTACGCCATCGTCGACCGACACACCGAGGACGGTGTCCAGACGCTCCTCTACCGCGGCATCCCGTATCAGGGCGGTGACCGGGGCTTTGCGGTGTACACCGACCTCACCGACGAAATCCGACAGGAGCGGGAACTGGCCGTGTTGAACCGCGTCCTCCAGCACAACGTCAGTTCCCACGTCGAGACACTCGTGGCCCACGCCGAGACGCTACTCGAAACGCTCGACGACCCGGAGTTGGCGGACACGGCGGCGGCAGTACACGAGAGCGCGCTCGCGCTGGACCGAACCAGCACCGAGGCACGGGACATCGAGCGTGCCCTCGACGCCGACCCGAGTTTGACAGCCACCGACCTCGACGGAGTGGTCGAGACAGCCCTCGCCGACGTGCCACTCACGGACCGCGCCGACGTTCACGTCGACGTCGACGACGTGCCGCCGGTCATGACCGGCGGCCACCTGGACCGGGCACTCGCCGCCCTCGTCGACAACGCGATTCGGTACGCCGGGACGGCGACGCCGAACGTTCGAGTGACTGCCCACGAAGGTGACGGGCAGGTTACCGTGACCGTGAGCGACGACGGGCCGGGACTGCCCGAGACGGAGCGGGAGGTTCTCACCGGGAAAATGTCGGTCACGCCGCTCGACCACGGGAGCGGACTCGGACTCTGGCTCGTCCGGTGGATAGTCACGGCGTACGGCGGCGACGTGACCTACGCCGACCGGCCGAACGGCGGCAGCGACATCACGCTCACGCTTCGGTCGGCCGCTGGACGCCAGTAA
- a CDS encoding PAS domain-containing sensor histidine kinase — translation MVPPGNSADGSLQHIDESPDVLLAALEGSDVGVFVLGPDYSVRWINEATEEYFGLSREAVIGTDKRDLIESTVKSMFERPERFAETVTATYDDNTHVQAFECHVLPDDQRAERWLLHQSQPIETGELAGGRIEHYTDITGRKEQETELRQQNEQLSQFASVVSHDLRNPLNVAIARLELAQQQSDNEHLDPMENALARMERIIDDVLWLAREGQDIGVTEPVALDDVVGAAWAIVADDADGAEIRRPDAGLGTIEADDDRLCQLLENLFRNAIEHGDGAVTVTVGPLADGFYVEDDGPGIPEAERADIFTAGYSTADGGTGFGLDIVQQVAEAHGWTVSVTDGDDGGARFEITGVQRPTEA, via the coding sequence ATGGTGCCGCCCGGTAACTCGGCTGACGGGTCCCTCCAACACATCGACGAGAGTCCGGATGTCTTGCTGGCCGCCCTAGAGGGGTCAGATGTCGGGGTGTTCGTTCTCGGGCCCGACTACTCCGTGCGGTGGATAAACGAGGCGACAGAGGAGTACTTCGGCCTCTCCCGGGAAGCGGTCATCGGCACGGACAAGCGGGACCTCATCGAGTCGACGGTCAAGTCGATGTTCGAGCGGCCCGAGCGGTTCGCCGAGACGGTCACCGCCACCTACGACGACAACACCCACGTCCAAGCGTTCGAGTGTCACGTCCTCCCCGACGACCAGCGGGCGGAACGGTGGCTCCTCCACCAGAGTCAACCCATCGAGACGGGCGAACTCGCGGGTGGCCGCATCGAACACTACACCGACATCACCGGCCGCAAGGAGCAGGAGACCGAACTTCGGCAGCAAAACGAACAGCTGTCACAGTTCGCGAGCGTGGTTTCTCACGACCTCCGCAATCCACTGAACGTCGCGATAGCACGACTGGAACTGGCACAGCAACAGTCCGACAACGAGCACCTCGACCCGATGGAGAACGCGCTCGCTCGGATGGAGCGCATCATCGACGACGTTCTGTGGCTGGCCCGCGAAGGACAGGACATCGGAGTGACCGAACCCGTCGCCCTCGACGACGTTGTCGGTGCCGCGTGGGCCATCGTCGCCGACGACGCCGACGGCGCGGAGATACGCCGCCCCGACGCGGGACTGGGGACCATCGAAGCCGACGACGACCGCCTCTGCCAACTCCTCGAGAATCTGTTCCGGAACGCCATCGAACACGGCGACGGTGCCGTGACGGTCACCGTCGGACCGCTCGCGGACGGCTTCTACGTCGAAGACGACGGCCCCGGCATCCCCGAGGCGGAGCGTGCCGACATCTTTACCGCCGGGTACTCGACGGCGGACGGCGGGACCGGGTTCGGCCTCGACATCGTCCAACAGGTCGCCGAGGCCCACGGATGGACGGTCAGCGTGACCGACGGGGACGACGGCGGTGCTCGGTTCGAGATTACTGGCGTCCAGCGGCCGACCGAAGCGTGA
- the ligA gene encoding NAD-dependent DNA ligase LigA translates to MSGAEDRPDNPYVTDPPTEFDPVEELDEDAAREQAAQLREAVRYHDYRYYVQNDPVVGDRTYDALFARLETLETEFDIQTEDSPTRRVGGEPLDELETVSHVAPMRSIDQSGEADEVREFDRRVREGLADADWMGELRYVCEPKFDGLSVEVVYEDGRFERAATRGDGEEGEDVTENVRTIGAVPQRLRGDHPERLVVRGEVYMPKAAFREHNRERVERGQEPFANPRNAAAGTLRQLDPSVTAERPLSVFFFGVLAASERADTHRAELRQFPAWGLPVAEDITTADDIEAAIDYRDDLLARRDELDYEIDGVVVKVDDHEARDLLGTTARAPRWAFAYKFPARKEVTRVTDIVVQVGRTGRLTPVALLDPVEVGGVTVSRASLHNPAEIAELNVAVGDTVRVKRAGDVIPDVEEVVEDHADGSFEFPDRCPVCESPVERDGPLAYCTGGLACPAQLERAIEHYASRAGLDIDGLGPERIEQLLDAGVIEELPDLYTLEREALTELEGWGEQSAANLLAELDAAREPPLDDFLAAIGVPEVGPTTASALARTFGDLDSVLAASEADLREVDDVGEVVAREIRGFFDSERNRAVVERLREEGVDPQPVETETGDELDGLTFVFTGSLDGYTRSEAQDLVEAHGGSATSSVSANTDFLVVGENPGTTKREDAEAAGVLTLTEAEFEAELAERGVPV, encoded by the coding sequence ATGTCAGGAGCGGAGGACCGGCCGGACAATCCCTACGTCACGGACCCGCCGACGGAGTTCGACCCTGTGGAGGAACTGGACGAGGACGCCGCCCGCGAGCAGGCCGCCCAGTTACGCGAGGCCGTCCGATACCACGACTACCGCTACTACGTGCAGAACGACCCCGTCGTCGGCGACCGGACGTACGACGCGCTCTTTGCCCGTCTCGAAACGCTCGAAACCGAGTTCGACATCCAGACCGAGGACAGCCCCACCCGGCGGGTCGGCGGCGAACCGTTGGACGAACTCGAAACCGTCTCCCACGTCGCGCCGATGCGCTCCATCGACCAGAGCGGCGAGGCCGACGAGGTCCGCGAGTTCGACCGCCGCGTCCGCGAGGGGCTGGCGGACGCGGACTGGATGGGTGAGCTCCGGTACGTCTGCGAGCCGAAGTTCGACGGGCTCTCCGTCGAGGTGGTCTACGAGGACGGCAGGTTCGAGCGCGCGGCGACCCGCGGCGACGGCGAGGAGGGCGAAGACGTGACCGAAAACGTCCGGACCATCGGGGCCGTCCCCCAGCGGTTGCGCGGCGACCACCCGGAGCGGTTGGTCGTGCGAGGCGAGGTGTACATGCCAAAGGCGGCCTTCCGCGAACACAACCGCGAGCGCGTCGAGCGCGGCCAAGAGCCGTTCGCCAACCCTCGGAACGCCGCCGCCGGAACGCTCCGACAGCTCGACCCGTCGGTGACCGCCGAGCGACCGCTCTCCGTGTTCTTCTTCGGCGTCCTCGCCGCCAGCGAGCGGGCCGACACCCACCGGGCAGAGCTCCGCCAGTTCCCCGCGTGGGGCCTCCCGGTCGCCGAGGACATCACGACGGCCGACGACATCGAGGCCGCCATCGACTACCGCGACGACTTGCTCGCCCGTCGAGACGAACTCGACTACGAGATAGACGGCGTCGTCGTCAAAGTCGACGACCACGAGGCGCGGGACCTGCTCGGCACCACCGCGCGGGCACCGCGGTGGGCCTTCGCCTACAAGTTCCCCGCGCGGAAGGAGGTGACCCGCGTGACCGACATCGTGGTACAGGTGGGTCGAACCGGCCGCCTGACGCCCGTCGCTCTGCTCGACCCCGTGGAAGTCGGCGGGGTCACCGTCTCGCGGGCCAGCCTCCACAATCCCGCCGAGATAGCCGAGTTGAACGTAGCCGTCGGCGACACGGTGCGGGTCAAGCGGGCGGGGGACGTGATTCCGGACGTCGAAGAGGTCGTCGAGGACCACGCCGACGGCTCCTTCGAGTTTCCCGACCGCTGTCCGGTCTGTGAGAGTCCGGTCGAACGCGACGGGCCGCTCGCCTACTGTACGGGCGGGCTGGCCTGTCCCGCACAGTTAGAACGGGCCATAGAACACTACGCGAGCAGGGCGGGACTGGACATCGACGGCCTCGGGCCGGAGCGAATCGAACAGTTGCTCGACGCCGGCGTCATCGAGGAACTGCCGGACCTCTACACGCTCGAACGCGAGGCCCTGACCGAACTGGAGGGGTGGGGCGAGCAGAGCGCGGCGAACCTGCTCGCGGAACTCGACGCCGCCCGCGAACCGCCGCTCGACGACTTCCTCGCGGCCATCGGCGTCCCGGAAGTCGGGCCGACGACGGCGAGCGCGCTGGCCCGAACCTTCGGTGACCTCGACTCGGTGCTGGCCGCGAGCGAGGCGGACCTCCGGGAGGTGGACGACGTCGGCGAGGTGGTCGCCCGCGAAATCAGGGGGTTCTTCGACTCCGAGCGTAACCGCGCGGTGGTCGAGCGGTTGCGCGAGGAGGGAGTCGACCCACAGCCAGTCGAGACGGAGACGGGCGACGAACTCGACGGACTGACGTTCGTGTTCACCGGGTCACTCGACGGTTACACCCGGAGCGAGGCACAGGACCTCGTCGAGGCACACGGCGGGTCGGCCACGAGCAGCGTCTCGGCCAACACCGACTTCCTCGTCGTCGGGGAGAACCCGGGGACGACGAAGCGCGAGGACGCCGAGGCGGCGGGCGTTCTGACGCTGACCGAGGCGGAGTTCGAGGCCGAACTCGCCGAGCGTGGCGTCCCGGTCTGA
- a CDS encoding MaoC family dehydratase has protein sequence MTRHFEDLAVGDTFTVGEVSLTEEDIITFAERFDPQPFHVDPEAAKDSMFGGLVASGLHTLCLSVRLFVTEFVQGDPGLANMGGMGMDDLRWHDPVRPGDTLSIDIEVIDTRASESRDDRGYVDFGRTVYADGDRRVASFITHNVVGRA, from the coding sequence ATGACGCGCCACTTCGAGGACTTGGCAGTCGGCGACACGTTCACCGTCGGCGAGGTATCGCTGACCGAAGAGGACATCATCACCTTCGCCGAACGGTTCGACCCGCAACCGTTCCACGTCGACCCGGAGGCGGCGAAAGACTCCATGTTCGGGGGTCTCGTCGCCAGCGGTCTCCACACGCTGTGTCTGTCCGTGCGGTTGTTCGTCACCGAGTTCGTGCAGGGCGACCCGGGGCTGGCGAACATGGGCGGGATGGGGATGGACGACCTGCGCTGGCACGACCCGGTACGGCCGGGTGACACGCTCTCGATTGACATCGAAGTCATCGACACGCGAGCCTCCGAGAGCCGCGACGACCGGGGATACGTCGACTTCGGGCGGACGGTGTACGCCGACGGCGACCGTCGCGTGGCGTCGTTTATCACGCACAACGTCGTCGGGCGGGCGTAG
- a CDS encoding excinuclease ABC subunit C, with protein sequence MDPSEVRARANDLPPEPGVYRFLDGDTTLYVGKAVDLRDRVRSYADPRSERIRRMVERAGDLDVAVTDTETQALLLEANLIKRHQPRYNVRLKDDKSYPLVQLTAHDVPRIEVTRDPADDATVFGPYTDKGRVETVVKALRETYGVRGCSDHKYRNRDRPCLDYEVGLCTAPCTGEIGGEAYREDTESVRRFLAGETGVLADPLRREMEAAAQAEEFERAANLRDRLAAVEAFHGGGGEAVAAEGSDERAVDVLGAAIEGETATVARLHAAEGQLVERDRHGLTAPGGDGVPADRIGQVLAAFVAQYYAERELPGALLLPEPLADDEVEAWLRAEGVAVRVPGAGREAKLVDLALKNARRGTDPRQDEGAALAEALGLDAAVERIEGFDVSHAQGQAVVGSNVTFVDGTPEKSDYRRKKLAEVNDDYENMRGLVRWRAERAVADRDDRPDPDLLLIDGGEGQLGAAQDALAETGWDVPAVALAKEEELVVTPTGTHDWPADAPHLHLCQRVRDEAHRFAVQYHQSVRDDVSTALDEVPGVGPETRRRLLRRFGSVENVRAATVSDLQAVEGVGEATAETITDRL encoded by the coding sequence ATGGACCCGAGCGAGGTCCGCGCTAGAGCGAACGACCTGCCCCCGGAGCCGGGCGTCTACCGCTTTCTCGACGGCGACACGACGCTCTACGTCGGCAAGGCCGTGGACCTGCGGGACCGAGTGCGGTCGTATGCAGACCCCCGAAGCGAGCGCATCCGCCGGATGGTCGAACGCGCGGGAGACCTCGACGTGGCGGTCACCGACACCGAGACCCAAGCCCTCCTGCTGGAGGCGAACCTCATCAAACGCCACCAGCCCCGGTACAACGTCCGGCTGAAGGACGACAAGTCCTACCCGCTGGTGCAACTCACCGCCCACGACGTGCCGCGCATCGAGGTGACGCGGGACCCGGCCGACGACGCCACCGTCTTCGGTCCCTACACCGACAAGGGCCGGGTCGAGACGGTCGTGAAAGCCCTGCGGGAGACCTACGGCGTGCGTGGCTGTTCGGACCACAAGTACCGCAACCGCGACCGGCCCTGCCTCGACTACGAGGTGGGACTGTGTACCGCACCCTGCACGGGCGAAATCGGCGGCGAGGCGTACCGCGAGGACACCGAGAGCGTCCGGCGGTTCCTCGCGGGCGAGACGGGCGTCCTCGCCGACCCGCTGCGCCGGGAGATGGAGGCGGCCGCGCAGGCCGAGGAGTTCGAGCGGGCCGCGAACCTCCGGGACAGACTCGCCGCCGTCGAGGCGTTCCACGGCGGCGGCGGCGAGGCCGTCGCCGCCGAGGGGAGCGACGAACGGGCCGTCGACGTACTGGGCGCGGCCATAGAGGGGGAGACGGCCACCGTCGCGCGCCTCCACGCCGCAGAGGGGCAGTTGGTCGAGCGCGACCGCCACGGCCTCACCGCACCGGGCGGCGACGGGGTGCCGGCCGACCGAATCGGACAGGTACTGGCGGCGTTCGTCGCGCAGTACTACGCCGAGCGCGAGTTGCCCGGGGCACTCCTGCTCCCCGAACCGCTGGCGGACGACGAGGTGGAGGCGTGGCTACGGGCCGAAGGGGTCGCGGTGCGCGTCCCCGGTGCGGGCCGGGAGGCCAAACTCGTCGACCTCGCGCTGAAGAACGCCCGCCGCGGCACGGACCCCCGGCAGGACGAGGGGGCGGCCCTCGCCGAGGCACTGGGACTCGACGCGGCCGTCGAACGCATCGAGGGCTTCGACGTGAGCCACGCACAGGGGCAGGCGGTGGTCGGGAGCAACGTCACGTTCGTCGACGGTACGCCCGAGAAGAGCGACTACCGCCGCAAGAAGTTGGCCGAGGTCAACGACGACTACGAGAACATGCGGGGGCTGGTGCGGTGGCGCGCCGAGCGTGCGGTCGCGGACCGGGACGACCGACCCGACCCCGACCTGCTCCTGATAGACGGCGGCGAGGGGCAACTCGGCGCGGCACAAGACGCGCTGGCGGAGACGGGATGGGACGTCCCCGCCGTCGCGCTGGCGAAGGAGGAGGAACTGGTGGTGACACCGACCGGAACCCACGACTGGCCCGCCGACGCCCCGCATCTCCACCTCTGTCAGCGAGTGCGGGACGAAGCCCACCGCTTCGCCGTCCAGTACCACCAGTCCGTCCGTGACGACGTGTCGACGGCGTTGGACGAGGTTCCGGGCGTCGGTCCCGAGACGCGCAGGCGGTTGCTCCGGCGGTTCGGGAGCGTCGAGAACGTCCGGGCGGCCACCGTGTCGGACTTACAGGCGGTCGAGGGCGTCGGCGAGGCGACGGCCGAGACAATCACGGACCGACTGTGA
- a CDS encoding universal stress protein gives MYDRILLPADGSEGVATAASHAGRVAERFDATVHVLSVVDTRNRFESPSVGVSTEAWLDAERERAHEAVEDAVAALPDVPTETTVVEGVPRTEILDAIDRVPADLVVMGTHGRTGIDHYLIGSVAEKVVRRSPVPVMTVRLGAD, from the coding sequence GTGTACGACCGTATCCTCTTGCCCGCCGACGGGAGCGAGGGTGTCGCCACGGCCGCGTCCCACGCCGGCCGCGTCGCCGAGCGGTTCGACGCGACGGTTCACGTCCTCTCCGTCGTGGACACACGCAATCGCTTCGAGAGTCCGAGCGTCGGTGTCTCGACGGAGGCGTGGCTGGACGCCGAACGCGAGCGCGCACACGAGGCCGTCGAGGACGCCGTCGCCGCCCTCCCGGACGTGCCCACCGAGACGACGGTGGTCGAGGGCGTCCCGCGGACCGAGATTCTCGACGCTATCGACCGCGTCCCCGCCGACCTCGTGGTCATGGGCACCCACGGCCGAACCGGCATCGACCACTACCTCATCGGGAGCGTCGCGGAGAAAGTCGTCCGCCGGTCGCCGGTGCCCGTGATGACCGTCCGTCTCGGTGCGGACTGA
- a CDS encoding sulfite exporter TauE/SafE family protein, which produces MSSPSASSRLQKTFLKYQHVFVFVAPALFIAGVYFAAPLPTEAGDGYWVRYWWLFPVFLLGATIVNTVGISGSALFVPYLIFVFPLLVGYLAPDTLVTVPLTPETIVKVGLISESFGLSSSAIAFIQYGLVDRRLALTLVGGSIPFVVGGALLSFVIPEPIFHALLGLALVTASFLMFKADLGHEEPGAAEAEETAATDGGGSLPDDDNKLGPAGVSTDGEGVVTRVDRDGSDYSYTRGGYLERFANYSIGGVFQGLAGFGIGELGIISMLRTSVPVRVAIGTNHIVVASTAVLASLVHVFGGGLVPGGHAIDLASTPWNMVVWTVPATVTGGQIAPYVAAVLDTEVIKKGVGVLFALIAVALFVMASGVV; this is translated from the coding sequence ATGAGTTCTCCGTCAGCGTCGAGCAGACTTCAGAAGACGTTTCTGAAGTACCAACACGTGTTCGTTTTCGTTGCACCCGCTCTGTTCATCGCCGGCGTGTACTTCGCCGCACCGCTCCCTACCGAGGCCGGGGACGGCTACTGGGTCCGGTACTGGTGGCTGTTCCCCGTCTTCCTGCTGGGGGCGACCATCGTGAACACAGTCGGCATCAGCGGGTCGGCACTGTTCGTGCCCTACCTCATCTTCGTGTTCCCGCTGCTGGTGGGCTATCTCGCGCCCGACACACTCGTGACTGTCCCGCTCACCCCGGAAACTATCGTGAAGGTGGGTCTCATCAGCGAGTCGTTCGGTCTGTCGAGTTCCGCCATCGCGTTCATCCAGTACGGCCTTGTGGACCGACGGCTCGCGCTGACGCTCGTCGGCGGGTCGATTCCGTTCGTCGTCGGCGGTGCCCTGCTCTCGTTCGTCATCCCCGAGCCTATCTTCCACGCCCTGCTGGGATTGGCACTCGTCACGGCGTCGTTCCTCATGTTCAAGGCCGACCTCGGCCACGAGGAACCCGGGGCTGCCGAGGCGGAAGAGACGGCGGCGACGGACGGCGGTGGCTCGCTCCCGGACGACGACAACAAACTCGGTCCGGCGGGCGTCTCGACCGACGGCGAGGGTGTCGTCACCCGGGTCGACCGCGACGGGAGCGACTACTCTTACACGCGCGGGGGGTACCTCGAACGGTTCGCCAACTACAGCATCGGCGGCGTGTTCCAGGGCCTCGCCGGGTTCGGCATCGGCGAACTCGGCATCATCTCGATGCTCCGCACCTCCGTTCCCGTGCGGGTCGCTATCGGGACCAACCACATCGTCGTCGCCTCGACGGCCGTCCTCGCGTCGCTCGTCCACGTCTTCGGCGGCGGCCTCGTCCCCGGCGGCCACGCCATCGACCTCGCGTCGACGCCGTGGAACATGGTCGTCTGGACCGTCCCCGCGACGGTCACCGGCGGGCAGATAGCCCCCTACGTCGCCGCCGTGCTCGACACCGAAGTCATCAAGAAGGGCGTCGGGGTGCTGTTCGCCCTCATCGCCGTCGCGCTGTTCGTCATGGCTAGCGGGGTGGTCTGA
- the uvrB gene encoding excinuclease ABC subunit UvrB: MSDTSPLSPDRPDVDRDFRVDAPFDPAGDQPAAIEQLVEGFESGMDKQTLLGVTGSGKTNTVSWVVEELNQPTLVIAHNKTLAAQLYEEFRGLFPDNAVEYFVSYYDYYQPEAYVEQTDKYIEKDASINDEIDRLRHSATRSLLTRDDVIVVASVSAIYGLGDPRNYVDMSLRIEQGEQIARDELLARLVDLNYERNDVDFTQGTFRVRGDTLEIYPMYGRYAVRVEFWGDEIDRLLKIDPLEGEVVSRDPAVLVHPAEHYSIPEDRLERAMGEIEDLLADRIRYFERQGDMVAAQRIEERTTFDLEMLEETGYCSGIENYSVHLSDRESGEAPYTLLDYFPDDFLTVVDESHQTIPQIRGQFEGDKSRKESLVENGFRLPTAFDNRPLTFDEFEDKTDRTLYVSATPSDYERETSGQVVEQIVRPTHLVDPAVEVADATGQVEDLLDRIDERVEHDERVLVTTLTKRMAEDLTEYLEEAGVDVAYMHDETDTLERHELVRSLRLGDIDVLVGINLLREGLDIPEVSLVAILDADQEGFLRSETTLVQTMGRAARNVNGEVVLYADAVSGAMESAIAETNRRREIQQAYNEEHGFEPQTIEKAVGETNLPGSKTDTGGVSGMDPEDEAEAERLIADLEDRMQAAADNLEFELAADIRDRIREVREEYELADAEEGVVPEPAEEF; the protein is encoded by the coding sequence ATGAGCGACACGAGTCCCCTCTCGCCGGACAGACCCGACGTGGACCGCGATTTCCGCGTCGACGCGCCGTTCGACCCGGCGGGCGACCAACCCGCGGCTATCGAGCAACTGGTCGAGGGCTTCGAGTCGGGGATGGACAAACAGACCCTGCTGGGCGTCACCGGGTCGGGCAAGACCAACACCGTCTCGTGGGTCGTCGAGGAACTGAACCAACCCACGCTCGTCATCGCCCACAACAAGACGCTCGCGGCACAACTGTACGAGGAGTTCCGCGGCCTGTTCCCCGACAACGCCGTCGAGTACTTCGTCTCCTACTACGACTACTACCAACCCGAGGCCTACGTCGAGCAGACGGACAAGTACATCGAGAAGGACGCCTCCATCAACGACGAAATCGACCGTCTCCGCCACTCCGCGACCCGCTCGCTGTTGACCCGCGACGACGTCATCGTGGTCGCCTCCGTCTCCGCCATCTACGGTCTGGGCGACCCGCGGAACTACGTGGACATGAGCCTCCGCATCGAACAGGGCGAACAGATAGCGCGCGACGAGTTACTCGCCCGCCTCGTGGACCTCAACTACGAGCGCAACGACGTGGACTTCACGCAGGGTACCTTCCGGGTGCGGGGCGACACGCTCGAAATCTACCCGATGTACGGTCGCTACGCCGTCCGCGTGGAGTTCTGGGGCGACGAAATCGACCGCCTCCTCAAAATCGACCCCCTAGAGGGGGAAGTCGTGAGTCGGGACCCGGCCGTCCTCGTCCACCCCGCCGAACACTACTCGATTCCCGAGGACCGCCTCGAACGGGCGATGGGCGAAATCGAGGACCTGCTGGCCGACCGCATCCGCTACTTCGAGCGGCAGGGCGACATGGTGGCCGCCCAGCGAATCGAGGAACGCACCACCTTCGACTTGGAGATGCTGGAGGAGACGGGCTACTGTTCGGGCATCGAGAACTACTCCGTCCACCTCTCCGACCGCGAGAGCGGTGAGGCCCCCTACACCCTGCTGGATTACTTCCCCGACGACTTCCTGACCGTGGTCGACGAGTCTCACCAGACCATCCCCCAGATTCGCGGGCAGTTCGAGGGTGACAAGAGCAGGAAGGAGTCGCTGGTCGAGAACGGCTTCCGCCTCCCCACCGCCTTCGACAACCGGCCGCTCACCTTCGATGAGTTCGAGGACAAGACCGACCGCACCCTCTACGTCAGCGCGACGCCGAGCGACTACGAACGCGAGACGAGCGGGCAGGTCGTCGAGCAAATCGTCCGGCCCACCCACCTCGTGGACCCGGCCGTCGAGGTGGCCGACGCGACGGGGCAAGTCGAGGACCTGCTCGACCGTATCGACGAGCGAGTCGAGCACGACGAGCGCGTGCTGGTCACGACGCTCACCAAGCGGATGGCCGAGGACCTCACCGAGTACCTCGAAGAGGCGGGCGTCGACGTGGCCTACATGCACGACGAGACGGACACGCTGGAACGCCACGAACTCGTCCGCTCGCTCCGCCTCGGCGACATCGACGTGCTCGTGGGCATCAACCTCCTGCGTGAGGGACTCGACATCCCGGAGGTGTCCCTCGTGGCGATTCTCGACGCCGACCAGGAGGGCTTTCTCCGCTCGGAGACCACGCTGGTCCAGACGATGGGGCGGGCGGCGCGAAACGTCAACGGCGAGGTGGTGCTGTACGCCGACGCGGTCAGCGGGGCGATGGAGTCGGCCATCGCGGAGACGAACCGCCGCCGCGAGATTCAGCAGGCGTACAACGAGGAACACGGGTTCGAGCCACAGACCATCGAGAAGGCCGTCGGCGAGACGAATCTCCCCGGGTCCAAAACCGACACCGGCGGCGTCTCCGGGATGGACCCCGAGGACGAGGCCGAGGCCGAACGGCTAATCGCGGACCTCGAAGACCGGATGCAGGCGGCCGCCGACAACCTCGAGTTCGAACTCGCCGCGGACATCCGTGACCGCATCCGCGAGGTGCGCGAGGAGTACGAACTGGCCGACGCGGAGGAGGGCGTCGTCCCCGAACCGGCCGAGGAGTTCTGA